From the genome of Lotus japonicus ecotype B-129 chromosome 6, LjGifu_v1.2, one region includes:
- the LOC130721877 gene encoding uncharacterized protein LOC130721877 isoform X3: MDNKCDTLMQMMSTSGGYVEMDFFRKMSDFHSWQLKEARGIPNTWSSHDSAVWVLNWLEMGAGFSPNHSGYPNDCAVRLKTGTSLLSGDHNDMRRIFEEKASLLWTSLHVADID; encoded by the exons TGTGATACACTTATGCAAATGATGAGTACATCAGGCGGATATGTTGAAATGGATTTCTTCCGAAAAATGTCAGATTTTCATTCATGGCAGCTGAAGGAAGCAAGGGGAATCCCCAACACTTGGAGCAG TCATGATTCAGCGGTTTGGGTGCTGAATTGGCTTGAGATGGGAGCTGGGTTTAGCCCCAATCACAGTGGATAT CCGAATGATTGTGCTGTGCGTTTGAAAACAGGCACTAGTCTTTTATCTGGAGATCATAACGACATGAGGAGAATTTTTGAAGAGAAGGCTTCCTTGCTCTGGACCAGCCTTCATGTTGCTGATATAGATTGA
- the LOC130721877 gene encoding uncharacterized protein LOC130721877 isoform X2 produces the protein MKSESGHWYLMVISIVDYAIYYFDSHLNVDDVPIRCASMRTMCDTLMQMMSTSGGYVEMDFFRKMSDFHSWQLKEARGIPNTWSSHDSAVWVLNWLEMGAGFSPNHSGYALVFYLEIITT, from the exons ATGAAAAGTGAGTCTGGTCATTGGTATTTGATGGTAATTTCTATTGTGGATTATGCTATCTATTACTTTGATTCCCATCTCAATGTGGATGATGTACCCATTAGATGTGCAAGCATGCGAACAATG TGTGATACACTTATGCAAATGATGAGTACATCAGGCGGATATGTTGAAATGGATTTCTTCCGAAAAATGTCAGATTTTCATTCATGGCAGCTGAAGGAAGCAAGGGGAATCCCCAACACTTGGAGCAG TCATGATTCAGCGGTTTGGGTGCTGAATTGGCTTGAGATGGGAGCTGGGTTTAGCCCCAATCACAGTGGATAT GCACTAGTCTTTTATCTGGAGATCATAACGACATGA
- the LOC130721877 gene encoding uncharacterized protein LOC130721877 isoform X1: MKSESGHWYLMVISIVDYAIYYFDSHLNVDDVPIRCASMRTMCDTLMQMMSTSGGYVEMDFFRKMSDFHSWQLKEARGIPNTWSSHDSAVWVLNWLEMGAGFSPNHSGYPNDCAVRLKTGTSLLSGDHNDMRRIFEEKASLLWTSLHVADID; the protein is encoded by the exons ATGAAAAGTGAGTCTGGTCATTGGTATTTGATGGTAATTTCTATTGTGGATTATGCTATCTATTACTTTGATTCCCATCTCAATGTGGATGATGTACCCATTAGATGTGCAAGCATGCGAACAATG TGTGATACACTTATGCAAATGATGAGTACATCAGGCGGATATGTTGAAATGGATTTCTTCCGAAAAATGTCAGATTTTCATTCATGGCAGCTGAAGGAAGCAAGGGGAATCCCCAACACTTGGAGCAG TCATGATTCAGCGGTTTGGGTGCTGAATTGGCTTGAGATGGGAGCTGGGTTTAGCCCCAATCACAGTGGATAT CCGAATGATTGTGCTGTGCGTTTGAAAACAGGCACTAGTCTTTTATCTGGAGATCATAACGACATGAGGAGAATTTTTGAAGAGAAGGCTTCCTTGCTCTGGACCAGCCTTCATGTTGCTGATATAGATTGA